A genomic region of Glycine max cultivar Williams 82 chromosome 15, Glycine_max_v4.0, whole genome shotgun sequence contains the following coding sequences:
- the LOC102661350 gene encoding uncharacterized protein yields MDIPYPLVLSKKERAHYITYFLDIFKKMEIIIPFGEALQQMLMYTKFLKELLTKKGKHINNESIMVEVSVGKDLIDLGASINLIPLYMYDRIRNLRVSSTKMNLQLADHSIIRLYGSVEDVLIKVHQLTFPEDFVIMDIKENLDIPLILGRPFMFTVKCVVNIGNVN; encoded by the exons ATGGACATCCCTTATCCTTTAGTGCTATCAAAGAAAGAGAGGGCGCACTACATTACCTACTTCCTTGACATATTCAAGAAGATGGAAATCATCATACCCTTCGGAGAGGCCTTGCAACAAATGCTCATGTATACAAAATTTCTGAAGGAGCTGCTTACAAAGAAGGGAAAACACATCAACAATGAAAGCATCATGGTGGAAG TGTCAGTGGGTAAAGATCTCATTGATTTAGGGGCAAGCATCAATCTAATACCTCTATATATGTATGATAGAATCAGAAATCTGAGGGTCTCTTCTACTAAAATGAATCTTCAACTAGCAGACCACTCCATTATCAGACTATATGGTTCAGTTGAAGATGTTCTGATTAAAGTTCACCAATTAACTTTTCCTGAGGACTTTGTGATAATGGACATAAAAGAGAATTTGGATATTCCCTTGATATTGGGCAGACCATTCATGTTTACTGTAAAATGTGTTGTGAACATTGGGAATGTCAACTAA
- the LOC121173510 gene encoding uncharacterized protein yields the protein MYIHFFLKRFSPSSFSILSLFYTHVLQISFPNRSYHFRFPSLQIVRLKECPMMETFCQGNITTPSLTKVEYGRSGYNWHMSEDNWHMLNGDDWHMMSEDHWYDDLNTTVRTVFTKKDQYPDWEKLDIRNMFNNSLKSIWPNQVTPNSFPNLTKIVIDSCRSQYVFPIYVAKVLRQLQVLKISFCTIENIVEESDSTCDMMVVYLEVRKCHHMMTIVPSSVQFHSLDELHVYKCHGLVNIIMPSTITNLPNLRILRISECDELEEIYGSNNESDDAPLGEIAFMKLEELTLKYLPRLTSFCQGSYNFKFSSLQKVHLKECLVMETFCHGNITTTSHIEVRCLYGWSNEESEDHWVGDLNTTIRTIFTKEVHINQRFLALFLTPTCG from the exons AtgtatattcattttttcttgaaaagatTCAGTCCATCATCATTCTCTATTCTTTCTCTGTTCTATACACACGTTCTGCAGATCTCATTCCCTAACAGAAGTTACCACTTCAGGTTTCCATCACTACAAATTGTACGTTTGAAAGAATGTCCAATGATGGAGACTTTTTGTCAGGGAAACATAACCACACCAAGCCTCACAAAGGTGGAATATGGACGGAGTGGATATAATTGGCATATGAGTGAAGATAATTGGCATATGCTGAATGGAGATGATTGGCATATGATGAGTGAAGATCATTGGTATGACGACCTTAATACTACTGTTAGAACAGTTTTCACTAAAAAG gaTCAATATCCAGACTGGGAGAAACTGGATATCAGAAACATGTTCAACAATAGTTTGAAGTCCATATGGCCTAATCAAGTGACTCCAAATTCCTTTCCTAACCTGACGAAAATTGTCATTGATTCCTGTAGAAGCCAGTATGTCTTTCCTATCTATGTGGCTAAAGTGCTTCGCCAGCTCCAAGTTCTTAAAATAAGCTTTTGTACCATAGAGAATATTGTCGAAGAAAGTGATAGTACTTGTGATATGATGGTTGTTTATCTTGAAGTACGGAAGTGTCATCATATGATGACCATAGTCCCATCCTCTGTTCAGTTTCATTCTTTAGACGAATTGCATGTGTACAAGTGTCATGGACTAGTAAATATTATAATGCCATCAACAATCACAAACTTACCAAATCTCCGCATTTTAAGGATAAGTGAATGTGATGAGCTAGAGGAAATCTATGGTAGCAATAATGAGAGTGATGATGCACCACTGGGCGAGATTGCTTTTATGAAATTGGAGGAATTGACATTAAAATACTTACCGAGGCTCACAAGCTTTTGCCAGGGAAGTTACAACTTCAAGTTTTCATCATTACAAAAGGTACATTTGAAAGAATGTCTCGTGATGGAGACTTTCTGTCATGGAAACATAACCACAACAAGCCACATTGAGGTGCGATGCCTATATGGATGGAGTAATGAAGAATCAGAAGATCATTGGGTTGGTGACCTTAATACTACTATTAGAACAATTTTCACTAAAGAGGTACATATCAACCAAAGGTTCCTAGCTCTATTTCTTACACCTACTTGCGGTTAA